The proteins below are encoded in one region of Effusibacillus dendaii:
- a CDS encoding aldo/keto reductase — protein sequence MPWLGLGVYKAQDGDEVERAVKTAIQVGYRSIDTAAMYQNETGVGKAVKESGVPRDQIFITTKVWNSDQGYDSTLRAFETSRKKLGLDYLDLYLIHWPVKGKYKETWRAIEKICKDGLARAIGVCNFHVHHLQDLISDCEIKPMVNQVELHPMLTQKELLQFCKSEGIQMEAWAPLMRGGDMLQQPIFVELAKKYNKTPAQIILRWDLQNGVVTIPKSVTEHRIRENADIFDFALSAEDMAKIDAMNQNKRLGPDPDHFNF from the coding sequence ATGCCCTGGCTCGGGCTCGGCGTTTATAAGGCGCAGGATGGCGACGAGGTGGAGCGGGCGGTCAAAACGGCCATTCAGGTCGGATACCGCAGCATCGATACGGCTGCCATGTACCAGAACGAAACGGGTGTCGGAAAGGCAGTAAAAGAATCTGGTGTACCGCGTGACCAGATTTTTATCACGACGAAAGTATGGAACTCGGATCAGGGATATGATTCGACACTGCGGGCGTTTGAAACGAGCCGTAAAAAACTGGGCCTCGACTATCTGGATTTGTATTTAATTCACTGGCCTGTCAAAGGCAAATACAAGGAAACCTGGAGAGCGATCGAGAAAATCTGCAAAGACGGATTGGCACGCGCTATCGGAGTGTGCAATTTCCATGTGCATCATTTACAGGATCTGATCAGCGATTGCGAGATCAAACCGATGGTCAACCAAGTGGAACTGCATCCGATGCTGACACAGAAAGAACTGCTCCAGTTCTGCAAATCGGAAGGGATTCAGATGGAAGCTTGGGCTCCGCTGATGCGGGGAGGTGACATGCTGCAGCAGCCGATTTTTGTGGAATTGGCGAAGAAATATAACAAAACTCCGGCGCAAATTATACTTCGTTGGGATCTGCAAAATGGGGTGGTCACAATCCCGAAATCGGTGACGGAACATCGGATCCGGGAAAACGCGGATATTTTCGACTTCGCACTGTCGGCGGAAGACATGGCAAAGATCGATGCGATGAACCAAAACAAACGGCTGGGACCTGACCCGGATCATTTTAACTTCTAG
- a CDS encoding SDR family NAD(P)-dependent oxidoreductase: MKPLQGRVVLITGASRGIGAATAVLMAKAGADVAVNFFSSESEAAKVVAQIEQQGQKAIAVQADVRNAEDVKRLVETTVNQFGRLDVLVSNANINFAYKPFMEMSWDEFSEKLNGEMATAFRLCQAVVPHMEKQGGGKIITIASGLARTPSPNFIAHGSAKAALVTFTKYLAQELGPKNITANVVSPGLVLTDATKHQPKEMHEMMANLTPLHRLAQPEDIAGAVLSLAADWNSFATGVYLPVNGGMDLS; the protein is encoded by the coding sequence ATGAAACCATTGCAAGGAAGAGTAGTATTGATAACTGGCGCGAGCCGGGGAATTGGAGCGGCGACTGCGGTTTTGATGGCCAAAGCGGGTGCTGATGTAGCGGTCAACTTTTTCAGTTCGGAATCGGAAGCGGCGAAAGTGGTCGCCCAAATCGAGCAGCAGGGGCAAAAGGCGATTGCCGTTCAGGCCGATGTTCGAAATGCAGAGGATGTCAAACGTCTGGTTGAAACGACTGTCAACCAGTTCGGCAGATTGGATGTGCTGGTCAGCAACGCCAACATTAATTTTGCATATAAACCGTTTATGGAGATGAGTTGGGACGAGTTTTCCGAAAAACTGAATGGCGAGATGGCGACCGCATTCCGGTTATGCCAAGCGGTCGTGCCGCACATGGAGAAACAGGGCGGCGGTAAAATCATTACGATTGCGAGCGGTTTGGCACGCACTCCGTCCCCCAACTTTATCGCACATGGTTCTGCCAAAGCTGCGCTCGTAACATTCACCAAGTATCTGGCACAGGAGCTTGGACCGAAAAATATTACGGCAAACGTCGTGTCGCCGGGATTGGTTTTGACTGATGCTACGAAACATCAACCGAAAGAAATGCATGAAATGATGGCGAACTTGACGCCGCTGCACCGTCTGGCACAACCGGAAGACATTGCGGGTGCCGTGTTAAGTCTGGCAGCCGATTGGAACAGCTTTGCGACAGGCGTATATCTGCCGGTCAATGGCGGAATGGATTTGTCGTAA
- a CDS encoding DUF2306 domain-containing protein, whose amino-acid sequence MLLFKIFLVLHILAGFLALCIFWIPIVTKKGGKLHNRIGWIYVAAMSAVSLSALYLAVYRIFFDVTSDANRVAFSWFLIFIAILSSATAWYGLRVLRFKNRKQAHRNPVDLLFPALLTLSGIAISAYGFVISFPLLKWFPIIINRPVKHFQAKIRSG is encoded by the coding sequence ATGCTCTTGTTTAAAATTTTTCTGGTGCTTCATATACTGGCCGGATTTCTGGCACTTTGTATTTTCTGGATACCGATCGTGACCAAAAAAGGAGGCAAGCTCCACAATCGAATTGGCTGGATATATGTGGCCGCGATGTCCGCAGTTTCCTTATCTGCCTTGTATTTGGCCGTTTATCGCATCTTTTTCGATGTCACAAGTGACGCAAACCGGGTGGCGTTTTCCTGGTTTCTGATCTTTATTGCGATTCTCAGTTCAGCCACCGCCTGGTACGGGCTGCGCGTACTCCGCTTTAAAAACAGGAAGCAGGCGCACCGGAATCCGGTTGACCTGTTGTTCCCGGCTCTGTTGACTCTATCTGGCATTGCGATCAGCGCTTATGGCTTTGTGATCAGCTTTCCGCTGTTAAAATGGTTCCCGATTATCATCAACAGACCCGTTAAACACTTTCAGGCAAAAATCCGGTCTGGCTGA
- a CDS encoding SPL family radical SAM protein, translating to MKITIEHKIPTRVLTPASGYLTEYSHTLNPYVGCTFACSYCYVRRMPVALFRGSPWGSWVDVKQNAADHLRTELKRANQKGPVTIFLSSSTDPYQPVEYREKITRSFLEVLAENPPAFLFVQTRSPLVVRDIDLFCQLKNRIRISLTIETDRDDVRRAFAPLSPSIPARLSALKRLTAAGVPTQAAVSPLLPCTPAFPKTLSAVTSRVCIDDFFRGDGSGGKRTEQLGIRQIFHQNGWDEWYDKEAYTRLIADFQRDFKGQIYLSQTGFLPESV from the coding sequence ATGAAAATAACGATCGAACACAAAATCCCAACCCGCGTTCTGACACCTGCCAGCGGCTATCTGACGGAATACAGCCACACGTTGAATCCGTATGTCGGCTGTACTTTCGCCTGTTCCTACTGCTATGTGCGGCGTATGCCAGTGGCCCTGTTTCGCGGCAGCCCGTGGGGATCGTGGGTGGATGTAAAGCAGAACGCGGCCGATCATTTGCGGACTGAATTAAAACGTGCAAATCAAAAAGGGCCGGTCACGATTTTCCTCTCCTCCAGCACCGACCCCTACCAGCCTGTTGAATATCGTGAGAAAATTACCCGATCCTTCTTGGAAGTTTTGGCGGAAAATCCGCCTGCGTTTCTATTCGTCCAAACCCGCAGTCCGTTGGTTGTGCGCGATATCGATCTGTTCTGCCAGCTGAAAAACCGCATTCGGATCAGCCTGACAATTGAAACGGACCGGGACGACGTACGCCGCGCGTTTGCGCCGTTGTCTCCCTCCATACCAGCCCGGCTGTCTGCCCTGAAAAGGCTGACCGCAGCCGGAGTGCCGACCCAGGCGGCGGTTTCGCCACTTTTGCCTTGTACACCTGCGTTTCCCAAAACATTGTCTGCCGTTACATCCCGCGTCTGCATCGATGATTTTTTCAGAGGAGACGGCAGTGGCGGCAAACGGACGGAGCAGCTTGGCATCCGGCAGATTTTTCATCAAAACGGTTGGGATGAATGGTATGACAAAGAAGCGTACACTCGCCTCATAGCCGATTTTCAACGCGATTTCAAAGGGCAAATTTATCTCAGCCAGACCGGATTTTTGCCTGAAAGTGTTTAA
- a CDS encoding SDR family NAD(P)-dependent oxidoreductase codes for MEKVVVLGATGGMGSALVKELVGQGFETVAFARTKSKLAALRNKCGDRKYLMSYYAGDVFNLEDLVNATRGADLIIHSVNIPYPEWEAKLLTLANHVVQAAKMNRSKLVVVDNVYPYGRPQMDRVTENHPKEPHTKKGKLRLEMERLIFAAHQTGLPALIARLPDFYGPEARNTLLDVTFQAIVKGKSGIFIGSQDLPREFIYTPDGAKAVAELSKHADAYGQNWNIPGPGTITGREIIQIAKDAAGTNKPVRSIGKNMMAFVGLFNPIVREAVEMMYLNEQPLVLSGEKYERQIGPVPKTPYAEGIRMTIRSLQEANR; via the coding sequence ATGGAAAAAGTGGTTGTACTCGGAGCAACAGGCGGCATGGGGAGCGCACTGGTGAAGGAATTGGTTGGGCAAGGATTTGAGACGGTTGCGTTTGCCAGAACCAAATCAAAATTGGCTGCCCTGCGGAATAAATGCGGTGACAGGAAGTACCTCATGAGTTATTACGCTGGGGATGTGTTTAACCTTGAGGATCTTGTGAATGCTACACGCGGCGCAGACCTAATTATTCACAGCGTGAACATTCCCTATCCAGAGTGGGAAGCAAAACTTTTAACGCTGGCGAATCATGTAGTGCAAGCGGCTAAAATGAACCGGTCGAAGCTGGTTGTAGTCGACAACGTATATCCCTACGGCCGACCGCAAATGGATCGAGTAACAGAGAATCACCCAAAGGAACCTCACACGAAGAAAGGCAAACTGCGGCTTGAGATGGAACGGCTGATCTTTGCCGCCCATCAGACGGGCCTTCCTGCACTGATTGCCAGACTGCCTGATTTTTACGGGCCGGAAGCGCGAAACACCCTGCTTGATGTGACATTTCAGGCAATTGTCAAAGGAAAATCGGGTATTTTTATCGGCAGTCAGGACCTTCCCCGCGAGTTTATCTATACACCCGATGGCGCCAAAGCGGTGGCGGAACTTTCCAAGCACGCGGATGCATACGGTCAAAATTGGAACATACCAGGCCCCGGCACCATCACAGGCAGAGAAATTATTCAGATTGCCAAAGACGCGGCAGGTACGAACAAACCCGTGCGTTCGATCGGCAAAAACATGATGGCTTTCGTCGGGCTGTTCAACCCTATAGTGCGGGAAGCGGTGGAAATGATGTATTTAAACGAGCAGCCTCTCGTCCTCAGCGGGGAAAAATATGAACGGCAGATTGGACCGGTTCCGAAAACTCCTTATGCAGAAGGAATTCGGATGACGATACGGAGCCTGCAAGAAGCGAACCGATAA
- a CDS encoding methyl-accepting chemotaxis protein, with product MRLGFKFKLLVYLLLIIVIGTGLLGMYLVNQANDNVLAGAQSKLKSDLALGRTVLEEKFPGDWSVQNNQLYKGDVLINGNFSVVDEIGGLTGDTVTIFMGDTRVATNVKKPDGSRAVGTKVSDAVAQAVLKEGKVYIGTADVVGTINQTAYEPIKNQSGQIIGIWYVGVPNSPYEAMANSFKNQVILFVVVEVVVVSALLWIYLSIRIKPLTQLTKVAEQVAEGNLQVEVVKNSAKDEIGRLSVAVNTMVDSLRDLLKNINNQVYAAAQQVAESTESMAKSVEQISLTFSEISASSAEVSSEAAQGSHSVAEASKVLMELSSLIQVAHSKANEAAESSKITLQAASQGKKTTAETIERMETIRSKTAETGHLMEVLDEYSKKIGLMTNTITDIANQTNLLALNAGIEAARAGEAGRGFAVVAEEVRKLAEQSNRGASEVADLVRKISESIEMAVSATEQSRLEVEQGVTAAKTAGEALQNILGAVNGTVKNIEEITNVTNEEVSTSEKIVSLIQSVATIIDHSMAGSQEVTQSIERLSAEVEEIAASSEEISAMTNDLKQTVERLKV from the coding sequence ATGAGATTAGGCTTCAAGTTTAAACTTCTTGTGTATTTGCTGCTTATTATTGTCATCGGAACCGGGTTGTTAGGTATGTATCTTGTCAATCAGGCAAACGACAATGTGCTGGCAGGTGCACAATCAAAGTTAAAATCCGATTTGGCATTGGGAAGAACCGTATTGGAAGAAAAATTTCCGGGCGATTGGTCCGTACAAAACAATCAGCTTTATAAAGGTGATGTTCTGATCAACGGTAACTTTTCGGTTGTTGATGAAATCGGCGGACTTACGGGCGATACGGTTACCATTTTCATGGGAGACACGCGGGTTGCCACAAACGTGAAAAAGCCGGATGGCAGCCGGGCTGTCGGTACAAAAGTATCGGATGCTGTCGCACAGGCGGTTTTGAAAGAAGGGAAAGTTTATATCGGAACAGCCGACGTGGTGGGCACGATCAACCAGACAGCATATGAACCGATCAAAAATCAAAGCGGTCAGATTATCGGCATCTGGTATGTGGGAGTTCCAAATTCCCCCTACGAAGCAATGGCCAACAGTTTTAAGAATCAAGTGATTTTATTCGTCGTGGTTGAGGTTGTTGTCGTGTCTGCTCTTTTATGGATTTACCTAAGTATTCGAATCAAGCCGCTTACCCAACTGACAAAGGTAGCGGAGCAAGTGGCGGAAGGAAATTTGCAGGTGGAAGTCGTGAAAAATTCAGCCAAAGACGAGATCGGACGTCTGTCTGTAGCTGTCAATACGATGGTCGACAGCCTGCGCGATCTTTTGAAAAATATAAACAACCAGGTCTATGCGGCTGCCCAGCAGGTGGCAGAGTCGACTGAATCGATGGCCAAGTCGGTGGAACAGATTTCGCTGACTTTTTCGGAGATCTCCGCAAGTTCGGCAGAAGTATCGTCTGAGGCGGCACAAGGCAGCCATTCTGTTGCAGAAGCGTCGAAAGTCTTAATGGAACTGTCGTCTCTCATACAAGTAGCCCATTCGAAGGCGAATGAAGCGGCAGAAAGTTCAAAGATCACATTGCAGGCTGCATCGCAAGGGAAGAAAACGACGGCCGAAACGATCGAACGTATGGAAACGATCAGAAGTAAGACAGCAGAAACGGGACATCTGATGGAAGTTCTCGACGAATATTCAAAGAAAATCGGTTTGATGACCAACACCATCACCGACATCGCCAATCAGACCAACCTGCTGGCGTTGAACGCCGGAATTGAAGCCGCTAGAGCAGGCGAAGCGGGCAGGGGATTTGCCGTCGTAGCGGAAGAGGTCCGTAAGCTGGCGGAACAATCGAACCGAGGAGCATCCGAGGTGGCTGATCTGGTTCGGAAAATTTCCGAGAGCATTGAAATGGCCGTTTCGGCAACTGAACAAAGCCGGTTAGAAGTGGAACAAGGCGTGACAGCCGCTAAAACGGCGGGCGAGGCGCTGCAAAATATTTTGGGGGCGGTCAACGGTACCGTCAAAAATATAGAGGAGATCACAAATGTGACCAACGAAGAGGTTTCCACTTCTGAAAAGATCGTATCATTGATTCAATCGGTTGCCACCATCATCGATCATTCGATGGCCGGCTCACAGGAAGTGACCCAGTCAATTGAACGCCTTTCCGCGGAAGTGGAAGAGATTGCGGCAAGTTCGGAGGAAATATCCGCCATGACAAACGATTTGAAACAGACCGTGGAAAGGCTCAAAGTATAA
- a CDS encoding MFS transporter, whose translation MKNSGEKRYLLLLTTVALGTMLNPLNSSMIAIALARLQEEFHLTFSDASWLISTYYLASGIGQPVMGKLSDIYGQKRLFLWGLFLIAAASLLAPLSPNFGWLLVFRIVQAIGSSTLFPAGMGIVRRIITTNQAKALGVLSIFSSTSAAFGPSVGGFLLHFGDWPAVFLINLPFILSSFILAIRILPKDSGMPKQKARIDLAGVALFSAMIISWLLFLLSLEQTVNWWMLIAGILLAGFFYKLESTREDPFIDVKSLRKNVNVTLIYAQFILVNTIFYSVFFGVPSYLQNVHHFDAKNSGLMMLSIAGFGVIITPLVGRWIDRSGAKPALTVGAAVLTIGVLLMLSVHDQTSAVWMFLIFSVLGISNGFNNLSMQSALYAHVEPSETGTASGLFMTSRYIGTILSSSLLGVLFGKQITTAHFHEIAVVCAVIAAIVLMLTIRMPNAVARQKAGSR comes from the coding sequence ATGAAAAATTCGGGAGAGAAACGATATCTACTGCTGCTCACCACCGTTGCACTTGGTACCATGCTCAATCCGCTTAACTCCTCCATGATTGCGATTGCCCTGGCTCGCCTGCAGGAAGAGTTTCACCTCACTTTTTCGGATGCCTCCTGGCTGATCTCGACCTATTATCTGGCAAGCGGAATCGGGCAGCCCGTAATGGGGAAACTGAGCGACATATACGGCCAAAAGCGGCTTTTTTTATGGGGCTTGTTTCTGATTGCGGCTGCGTCCCTGCTGGCTCCTCTTTCACCCAACTTCGGTTGGCTGCTTGTGTTTCGGATTGTGCAGGCAATCGGCAGTTCCACTCTATTTCCAGCCGGGATGGGCATTGTCCGCCGCATAATCACCACCAATCAGGCAAAGGCGCTGGGGGTTCTATCGATCTTTTCCTCAACATCTGCCGCGTTCGGACCGTCTGTCGGGGGCTTCCTTTTACATTTCGGAGACTGGCCTGCCGTTTTTTTAATTAATTTGCCATTTATTCTTTCCTCATTTATCTTGGCAATTCGGATTTTGCCGAAGGATTCCGGCATGCCGAAGCAAAAAGCGAGAATTGACCTGGCTGGCGTTGCCCTTTTTTCCGCCATGATCATCAGTTGGCTGCTGTTTTTGCTCTCGCTCGAACAAACGGTCAATTGGTGGATGCTTATCGCAGGCATTTTGCTTGCCGGTTTCTTTTATAAACTTGAATCGACTCGGGAAGATCCGTTTATTGATGTAAAATCTCTTCGCAAGAATGTAAATGTCACGCTGATCTATGCGCAATTTATTTTGGTAAACACGATTTTTTATTCGGTGTTTTTCGGCGTCCCTTCCTATTTGCAGAATGTGCATCATTTTGACGCCAAAAACAGCGGTTTGATGATGCTTTCCATTGCCGGTTTTGGTGTCATTATCACGCCGCTGGTCGGACGCTGGATTGACCGCAGCGGCGCGAAACCGGCGCTAACGGTTGGCGCTGCTGTTTTAACGATTGGTGTTTTACTCATGCTGTCGGTTCATGATCAGACATCTGCCGTCTGGATGTTCCTTATCTTTTCCGTGCTGGGCATCAGCAACGGATTTAACAATTTATCGATGCAAAGCGCTCTGTACGCACATGTAGAACCATCCGAAACGGGAACTGCTTCCGGTTTGTTCATGACATCCCGTTATATCGGAACAATTTTGTCATCCAGCTTGCTGGGTGTTTTATTCGGGAAACAGATTACGACCGCTCATTTTCATGAAATTGCGGTCGTTTGTGCCGTAATTGCGGCAATCGTACTGATGCTGACCATTCGTATGCCAAATGCGGTCGCCAGACAAAAAGCAGGAAGCCGTTAA
- the trhO gene encoding oxygen-dependent tRNA uridine(34) hydroxylase TrhO, producing MSEGAKPYRVLLYYKYVPIENPEEFAAQHLAFCKELGLKGRILVAPEGINGTVSGTVEQTDRYIEEMRKDSRFADMVFKIDDADKPAFKKMFVRPKKELVTFRLEEDIDPNQLTGKHLTPKEFYEAMQQDDVVILDGRNDYEYDIGHFRNAIRPEVKSFREFPKWIRENMSQYKDKKILTYCTGGIRCEKLSGFLLREGFKDVSQLEGGIVTYGKDPEVKGQLFDGKCYVFDERISVPVNQVEDVIVGRCHHCGKPEDRYINCANDLCHLQHICCEECEEKHQGFCSEECLSQLVQS from the coding sequence GTGAGTGAAGGAGCAAAACCCTATCGGGTTCTTTTGTATTACAAGTATGTTCCGATTGAAAATCCGGAGGAATTTGCGGCGCAACATCTGGCATTTTGCAAGGAGCTTGGTTTAAAAGGACGCATTCTTGTCGCGCCGGAAGGGATTAATGGCACCGTTTCGGGAACAGTTGAACAAACGGACCGTTATATAGAGGAAATGCGGAAGGATTCCCGCTTTGCCGATATGGTATTCAAAATCGACGATGCGGATAAACCTGCTTTTAAGAAAATGTTCGTCCGCCCCAAGAAAGAGTTAGTGACGTTCCGACTGGAAGAGGATATTGATCCGAACCAGTTAACGGGGAAACATTTGACCCCCAAGGAATTTTATGAGGCGATGCAGCAGGACGATGTGGTTATTCTGGATGGGCGAAACGACTATGAATATGATATCGGACACTTTCGAAACGCGATCCGTCCGGAAGTAAAATCATTCCGCGAATTTCCGAAGTGGATTCGTGAAAATATGAGTCAATATAAAGACAAGAAAATTTTGACTTACTGCACAGGCGGAATCCGCTGTGAAAAGCTGTCCGGCTTCTTGTTGCGGGAAGGGTTCAAAGATGTGTCCCAACTCGAAGGCGGCATCGTCACATACGGGAAAGATCCCGAAGTGAAAGGGCAACTTTTCGATGGGAAATGTTACGTATTTGACGAAAGAATTTCCGTCCCGGTCAATCAGGTCGAAGATGTGATCGTCGGAAGGTGCCATCATTGCGGCAAACCGGAGGATCGTTACATTAATTGCGCGAACGACTTGTGTCATCTGCAGCACATTTGCTGCGAGGAATGCGAAGAAAAACATCAGGGTTTCTGCTCCGAAGAATGTTTGTCCCAGTTGGTTCAGTCATGA